In Nymphaea colorata isolate Beijing-Zhang1983 chromosome 3, ASM883128v2, whole genome shotgun sequence, a genomic segment contains:
- the LOC116250814 gene encoding uncharacterized protein LOC116250814: MGDLLSSRSRVRSFRSHRKNTMKTKKIFGFSLSLLLINMAAIMERADENLLPSVYKEVSAAFNAGPTDLGYLTFIRNFVQAILSPVAGVLVLHYDRPIVLATGTLCWALSTAAVGVSQHFMQVAFWRAVNGLGLAIVIPALQSFIADSYLDGARGVGFGLLNLVGSAGGIGGGVVATVMAGQEFFGVPGWRCAFIMMAFLSSIIGLLVFMFVIDPRRASQFATGTSDHFERSDLIEKPDTASSSLFHGSWIAMKTVVKVQTFQVIVMQGIVGSLPWTAMVFFTMWFELIGFGHKSSAALLSLFAIGCALGSLLGGYLADRVSRVYPNTGRIMCAQFSALMGVPFSFLLLIGIPQTETSWFSFAVTLFLMGLTISWSGTCANNPIFAEVVPVKHRTMIYAFDRAFEGSFSAFAAPIVGVLSEKLYGYDPKSVKLDSGSAKEAYALSRGLLCMMAFPWALCALFYTPLYVTFRRDRQNVNMAAKEQELT; encoded by the exons gacaaaaaaaatatttgggttctctctctcgcttcttCTTATAAACATGGCCGCCATAATGGAACGGGCTGATGAGAATCTGCTTCCATCTGTATACAAAGAAGTCAGTGCTGCTTTCAATGCCGGCCCTACTGATCTAGGGTATCTTACTTTCATTCGTAACTTTGTACAGGCGATACTATCACCAGTTGCAGGTGTTTTAGTACTTCACTATGACCGCCCTATAGTTCTTGCTACAGGCACTCTATGTTGGGCACTCTCGACTGCTGCAGTAGGTGTGAGTCAGCATTTCATGCAAGTAGCTTTTTGGAGAGCAGTCAATGGATTAGGGTTAGCAATTGTAATACCAGCACTTCAGTCCTTTATTGCCGACAGCTATCTTGATGGTGCGCGAGGAGTAGGTTTTGGGTTGCTGAACCTTGTTGGTTCAGCTGGTGGTATTGGTGGTGGTGTTGTAGCAACTGTGATGGCTGGGCAAGAATTTTTTGGTGTTCCAGGGTGGCGTTGTGCATTTATTATGATGGCATTTTTAAGTTCAATAATTGGGCTGCTCGTTTTTATGTTTGTTATTGACCCAAGAAGGGCGTCCCAATTTGCAACTGGAACCAGCGACCACTTTGAAAG ATCTGACTTGATTGAAAAACCAGATACGGCTTCCTCATCCCTGTTTCATGGTTCATGGATAGCCATGAAAACAGTTGTGAAGGTGCAGACGTTTCAAGTAATTGTCATGCAAGGAATTGTTGGTTCACTGCCATGGACGGCAATGGTGTTCTTCACTATGTGGTTTGAACTGATTG GTTTTGGGCATAAAAGCTCAGCTGCACTACTAAGCCTTTTCGCAATAGGATGTGCTCTGGGGAGCCTTCTTGGGGGATACTTAGCAGATCGTGTTTCACGTGTATATCCAAACACAGGACGCATTATGTGTGCACAATTCAGTGCATTGATGGgggttcctttttctttcctcctcctcatcgGGATCCCACAGACTGAAACAAGCTGGTTTTCTTTTGCCGTTACTCTCTTCCTCATGGGACTTACAATCAGCTGGTCTGGCACATGCGCCAACAACCCCATTTTTGCTGAAGTGGTTCCTGTGAAGCACAGAACTATGATATATGCCTTTGACAGGGCCTTCGAAGGTTCATTCTCGGCTTTTGCAGCACCTATTGTTGGAGTCCTCTCTGAAAAACTTTACGGGTACGATCCGAAGTCTGTAAAACTAGACTCAGGATCAGCAAAGGAAGCATATGCATTATCACGTGGACTGCTTTGTATGATGGCTTTTCCCTGGGCACTCTGTGCACTGTTCTATACTCCCTTGTATGTAACATTCAGAAGGGACCGACAAAATGTGAACATGGCTGCAAAAGAACAGGAGCTAACATGA